The nucleotide sequence TGTTTGCGGCTTGTTGCCGAAATGTGAAATCTGAAACCTCctaaaagaaacaaaaaaaaacgcaggCAAGCGGGAGACCCTGCTCAGAAAAGTGATTGAGGTCGCCACGAAGTGACAATGAGCTGTAGtttttacaaaaaattattaaagaacATTTCGAATAAGATTTTGAAATGTACTGAAAGGTTTAGGTTTAAGGTttgtgccaaaaaatgttaaaaagttTTAGTTCATTGATCAACGTAATGGCTTCTGGCGCCATAGGTTACCATTTCTTGAACTTTTTTAAGCTTCTCTCATGGAGTTTTTCTTCCCATCAATCACTGAACCAAAGCCTATCAATAAACACCTCAACCCTAGACGAAAAGTTTCAATTCTGATTGTGGGCCCCCGCTAAATAGTAGCTCTAAAAATAGTCAAACAAATGAGCAGCTGTTTAGAAATTTCATGCATATGCGAGATTTCATTGTGTACATTAATAATTCCCCACGATGCCGCGATTTGCATAAAGTGTTAGCAGGCGATTATAAGGCGATTTTCTGTCCGTTTCGATTGCAcagaaaccaaaaacaaagagGCTCTCTACGCCGATCCGCTGGACGATCCCTACCAGCGACCCGTGCTCTGGGATGATATTACTACCTCAATCCAAAATATCGATCCGGAGAACGCGCTCATGCTGAGCAGCAGCggtagcagcaacaacaacggcagcagcaacagcagcagcaacacggGCGAGTCTGCAACATCGCAGCTGCCGCAGGTCAAGATGGAGGCGATCGATGAGAGCCTGCTCGAGACATTTTCGACCCCATTGCTCAGTCCCCTGGAGATAAAGACCGAGAAACAGCAgcgacaacagcagcaccagcaccaacagcagcagcaacagcagcagcagcagcagcagcaacaccagcaacaacatcagcaacaataccagcagcaacactaTCAGCAACATtatcagcagcagcacttgtACCAGCATCATCCCAGCCTGGCGCTGCCTGGCTTGCCACCCGCTGTCGACGTGGTAgagttgcaactgcagcagcagcatcaacagcagcaacatctgcagCACAAcaacagtagcagcagcagccccaAGCTGGCGACCCCCGGCGACAACAGCGGCAACACCTCCTCCTATCAGCAACAGTACGCATCTCAATTGGTCTCCGGATCGGGAGGCGGCTATCTCAAcggtagcagcagcaactcctacggctacagctggcacagcagTCAGGTGAGTGACGGGGTGTTGCATTTGCAACATCTGTGATTGGTAGTCTACACGCCTCTCACTGAATTTACAAAAATTGCAATTATACATATCTTGacaacaaactttttaaacttttagTGAATTTACAATacttcaaaattaaaatttttgccTTTCTAACCCACAGTCCTTCCACACCAAATACCAAATACACCCGCCATCAGCCGCTGCTTCagccaccgcctccgccactgccacgcccacagctCAACTCGGTgctcaacagcagcaacagcaacagcagcagcaacagctgcagcaactGTGCCCCCCTGCGGCGCCCAGCACTCCCTCGACCTCCTCCTCGTCCATTTCCTCTTCCTCCGCCTCCTCTGCCAGTCGCCATATGTTCGTGCCACCTTTGACCCCGCCAAGTTCGGATCCCGGAAGCCCTGGCAGCTCGAtggtggcagcagcagctgctgcagccgcCCAACGACGCACCACCCCACCACCGCCCTACCAGCAAGGTCATGTGATGGGCCTAATTAACCCACCGCCAACGCTGCAACTTCTGGGTGGTGCAGCCacaggcagcaacaacagttgCACCACCACCCTAACCACCTTAACACCCGCCAGTGCcattcagcagcagcagcaacaaccacagcagcaacaggtgcCACAGCAACAGCCACCGCCCACCCCCCGCTCTTCGGGGGGCGGGAGGCGTGGTCGGCACTCGCACCACCAACCGGGAACGGCGGCCCACATCGCCAGTTTGATGAGCGTACGAACGGTGCGTTACAACCGCCGAAATAATCCCGAGCTGGAAAAGCGACGCATCCACCACTGTGATTTCGTCGGTGAGTAGAGAAACTAAATGATGAACTATAATCAACTTGGCAATAGGATTTCATATGATGAGCCTCATATAGGAATACTAAAATACCTCCACCTTAGAAGACCCATCTTTAGAGATCTCTAGAGATGCGCTTCCTCATATCTCGTTATTAGTCGCAGCATGCCTCCGTATCGTTTATCATTTGGCGCGCTTTGCGACACTTTTCGTAACAAACTCACCTGCCGCCCCCCGTTTTCCGCCCACTTTGTGGCTACCTAACTCCACTCCACGTGCGATCCTCATTGCGCATGCGTGCTGCGTTTTTCCAAtcggcatttatttattctcTATTTAtctatacatttatttattatcttttGGGTTTCTGTTTTCTTGCTGTGTGACTGCCAGGTTTCTGGTGTCGCAGTCGCTGTTGTGGCGCTTTTCAATTGCCTTCTTTGTAATTCTAATTAGCCAATTGCCATATTTATGTAAGAGCTTCGAGCCACCTTTCCTGGGCTTTTGTTACAGTTGCATGCTGTTTCGCTTCAGCCTGGTCAAATGCGTTTTCAATGTCAGAGGTGGGCGAGATATCGTTGAGTCAGCAATGATCAATGGCAAAGATACGACACAGTGTGGCGTAGGAACTAAGTTAATTGAAGTCGAAGTTGAAAGAATATGAAAAGCAAAAagtttaaagtattttttagaTACAGAATCCAAATTTAGTTTTGCTTGGAATCACTTTAATATCTATAATAGCTTGCTTAGTGCTTCGATTACTCGCAGGTACCTAATCTCGTCGAGATCGGCGATAAGCAAAGATGAGATCACGACATCACCCGCAGTCTCCCAAGAACGACCGCTTCAAATACTATCCATTAGCTATCGATCACTATTACGAGCCAAAAAGCTTTTAAGGCGACGCTGTCTGACTCAATCTAAAAATCCAAACTCCAAGCCAGACGCATTCCGTCCGTGTCCCAATGTCGCTTGTACGAAACTGACTACGTGCGTTGCcactaataaataattgacaATTGTCTGACACGTTGGCCATGGCCATTTTGAGGCAACTCCGGCCGAAACGCTGTCCAAATGAAGTTATTATGCCATAAGCGCACGCATCAGACAGTGAGATATGTCTGGGCTGGAGGAGTTCCTCCGATTCGGCAGTGCTTTTGCAGTATCTCTAACTGTCTAACTGTCGACGATCGCTGCAAGTTGCAggttgcatgttgctgctgcaacttgGTGGTTGTCAGCAACATTCTTCGCTGGCAGCGAGGCATTGTGTTTCGTGGCACGTTGCTTGGGCAGCTTTCAATTAGAGCCGTACGTGCGGGGATCCACGGGAAATCCTTTTTTGGGAAAGGGGCACTAATAACGCTGCCGGTAAATGCCTCATAAATGTCACTCGCTACCAGCTTGTTGCAGGTTCCAAGTGAATCTCGTGCAACTTTCACCCGCTAATTAAAAGCCCACGCCCACTGACCCACTTTGTGGGAATGGCTTCTCTATCGGAATTTGATACTCGAGGCTCCTCCTCCAATGTACTGCTCATCTGATACGGTTTTGGTGAACGCCATAGACAGCCAAGTGCACTCAAAAAACGTTATAGTCTTCGGATGCTCGAAGCTATAAATAATTACAGGCAATAAATTCTATTTAAGAAGGTATAATTTTAACGAAGGTgtcaattataaaatttcaaaaccCCTACACATTACTTTTCAAAGACTAGGTTTCAATGCGCCAAATTTGTAATTATATTGTTTACGAAATCTTGCAACTTTAAATGCTAAAAATTTGTTGCAATTTTGAGTTTGGTAAATAGTTTCTAAAACTGATTTGCTTCTCTCCTTCTTACCTAATTTCAGGCTGCTCCAAGGTGTACACAAAAAGCTCTCATCTGAAGGCCCATCAAAGGATACACACGGGTGAGTTTCCCTTAACTAGATATCCTACTaaaaacccaacccaacccaaccgCCCACTTGATGACCCCTCAATTGACCTCCTGCCTCAGATTGGTCCACTGCCATCCTTCAGCTCGCATGTGGGCTGTGCACCACTGAGCAAAAAGCTGACCCAACTGCACCACTGAACCACCGATGAGCCACCGGCGAACAGCTGCGCCGCTTGGTTTTTTGGACGTTGGGCAACAGTCGCCTTTTGATTAATTCGCGCGCTCATATTTGTAGTTGCCAGCACATAATTTGCCACGGCCCAGAGAGCTTCGAGCGCCTTTTTTTGAGTGCTATGCACTTAGAAAAATAtagataaaaataattttgtatgTGAGCTTAAATAGaaaagagtaaaaaaaaacaggacaaaccatttaaatatttgtagttTTGTAACGCTCTTCATTATTAGGAACCAAAATTTTTCCCTGTGTGCtgttcattttcaatttttgcgCCACGGAGGCAACCGCAGCGAAAATCGTGATTTGTACGGTTTGTTTTTGCGGCTTTGGCTTCgcttttttccgttttttctgcttttgtggtcagttgcagttgcaagttGGCAGTTGCAACATCAGCAATCGCCAATCGCCAACGCCATCAGCTGGGCGCACGTTTGGCCTGCATTTCCTCCTTGCTCGGATTACACTTGACGATCCGTTGCCGTTGCCCACCGATCACCGAGATCACCTGTCTTCATTTTATGGGCCGCACGTTTAATGCCTCCACAAAAGCAGAGGGAAAAATAATACTTAAATAAGGAGGAACAAAATGGCAGAATCCCATCTCTCCGACGTTTTATTAATCGCACATGACCAGCTGATTTATGCGCAACTTAAAGCGCTggcttaaaaacatttttattattatgattttgtGCGCAGCGCTGATTTTCACTTGGCTGATAAAGTTAACGCCCCATCAACGAGAGGTCGGCAGCTTTGGGTTAACCCCGGACTCAAGTGGGTTCCCTTGAAAATGCTAATAGTTCTCGTTCCGATTTGGTTCAGATCGTAACCACCCAGCTTCGGGCCAACACGAATTCCGGACCAGGCTTATTGGATTTGAGCTGACTTTTGCAACTCCTCGAGTGGCAGTTCGAGATGCAGAAACGCTTTGCTACCGTCTGATGGCTGTcggtttgtttggctttcgaGTTAGTTAGCTGTGTTCCGTCGAAGCCCAGCCCATTCCATTCATAGATTTCGTTTATTTTCCCCTCGGCACACATTTTTCATGCCATTTTTGAGGCGCCACCAGGCTGTTGTCTCTGCTGATTAGCAACGCCGGGCTGAGAATTCGAGAGTTTTCGATGTTAAAGGGGGAAGAAAGGTGACGAGATCGACAGATTTCCACTGCAAAT is from Drosophila melanogaster chromosome 3L and encodes:
- the dar1 gene encoding dendritic arbor reduction 1, which gives rise to MHTDIIIGDQFAANNNYWVMQSPELDYRHELMGRLHKIEPADVELEVLAAAAAAANNNNNTSSNNNHSSNSSSNNSNGSQTPNGNNNSSLATGGHQHHQFHHHLHHHHSHQHHHQHHHLHQHHSHSLQSGESGASEAWPHLPAPSYASDVPHAQQQQLQPAGSPNSNSNGAYGCAPLYDGAPYEVALGYGGAVVASTGGATSSDKEYLYETKNKEALYADPLDDPYQRPVLWDDITTSIQNIDPENALMLSSSGSSNNNGSSNSSSNTGESATSQLPQVKMEAIDESLLETFSTPLLSPLEIKTEKQQRQQQHQHQQQQQQQQQQQQQHQQQHQQQYQQQHYQQHYQQQHLYQHHPSLALPGLPPAVDVVELQLQQQHQQQQHLQHNNSSSSSPKLATPGDNSGNTSSYQQQYASQLVSGSGGGYLNGSSSNSYGYSWHSSQSFHTKYQIHPPSAAASATASATATPTAQLGAQQQQQQQQQQQLQQLCPPAAPSTPSTSSSSISSSSASSASRHMFVPPLTPPSSDPGSPGSSMVAAAAAAAAQRRTTPPPPYQQGHVMGLINPPPTLQLLGGAATGSNNSCTTTLTTLTPASAIQQQQQQPQQQQVPQQQPPPTPRSSGGGRRGRHSHHQPGTAAHIASLMSVRTVRYNRRNNPELEKRRIHHCDFVGCSKVYTKSSHLKAHQRIHTGEKPYTCQWPECEWRFARSDELTRHYRKHTGAKPFKCIVCERSFARSDHLALHMKRHLPKNK